A single genomic interval of Mustelus asterias chromosome 13, sMusAst1.hap1.1, whole genome shotgun sequence harbors:
- the ppp1r26 gene encoding protein phosphatase 1 regulatory subunit 26, which yields MFFMNLAPISAVQTDWHPFGPSQNFSLPLSFSHSGEEFSAVQSAVNVNVQMIIENLRSTDSPCAMNNDPISSAQANIAGKRQSEGTLDGTSIRVLKGAAVEDLKSGYPPCTLGTEKSSLGHCILDSDSDESVDRGIEEAIQEYLKKKTEDPPISKAVHETEVPPGTRGAIEASVANVSNGISCGREVVGPNKLELDFVNMVSLEAAGSRCSSPSSVSSNDSFELSIQAEIERFLQDKRNKETGSTSTSFPKSELASGESTEQKENLVKVEQKKRKRCAKSSAGNQTHPVKQSVMNANSQVCSSKSSHLGESGAVGSVEKGSEGNPKGNKKLASRKKARARNRFEELYKSSNTHWSLSTELTEPRVNPIIACGELSDSSSDDGIEEAIQLYQLEQRKGKAKDVAIVLGLLPHKAPSTQKGADAVLQAGGMEKETLEAAVSKKWTGCASKPETFCPRNLSDTDSSDQSSDDFVTQRETNTTDSKLGWKKRFQAETLSESTPKREGSLVTNAQPSSDSMIDRAPSEREERAGKGKATTESNTAVSKRVVSSSDSENSSADSSDSIEKEIQSYLALKANQSSQKSDRVGAVSQLDRTFPQELKREDSLNECPSLFSSLSSSSSQTSLLQRGKLKNNVSTDHELGMEELRESQPPELGGTPVALTKNGTITSKIKDGSAEQDIFDVSNVWHDRTVNQDEEKLSPMEWIGEKLSCGKHAHDSWQTDEKSSSLDSDEDLDTATKDLLKTRKKLGRRPRDVKKRVRFTGAEVVTYSEQSVGIGNQTFRVTEESLTASHVPLKSCLSKSDKAPCRHYLDFKNKGNKRAREQSENEGSSKVTRIGKPKIALSCGAPSGTADGLTWKNAQAGDSSSPDSDDGIEQEILRFLAEKARVNSRLDTLANDQNKAHGFNKQGEESELPEMAAQGRTLSPFSQQAEGSHGVNMKGLHHLQDEPATGNLHGNTERTGTKKETEVRGKGLLQGVRGTCSAQCQTEHRHVIEESAAASRIETKAGIIQESLQVGNTDCPGKGASHCHSGRHGDIFQDKKVNTTPNSQNIQGKGAPLALGAKQPLVQEQSVQNHDPRLWGAGQHKLKADQIRSSEKTVNKFSSAFQTDPLGDTASIGRGKVTCRGKEYFGISQSDAGCSLDQNSQAVVNIHPCIDSVKMKCDEGKNPGQTLGPLLPSASLNSHSSEVSGPLCAARQGQSDHNYQSEMRNKVREESDTVHTRSDCVTQQLFEVTGPSSCLPIAVPIIVSTQKETSRVEQRGHCEGAETASETLITEGTPDGEAISQCTNRESDETLPASQWQSLSQALSGPKIEQQNNRGTRSQEAAEGESPEAFYDKASDHSGDDSRVDTDRSGLQRQGAKLMCLSSYINPGLNIEPYIILSPEKLLCKHSGRSSQRNTRSIQASFY from the coding sequence ATGTTCTTCATGAATTTGGCACCTATCTCTGCGGTACAGACAGATTGGCATCCCTTTGGGCCATCCCAAAACTTCAGCCTCCCCCTGAGTTTCTCTCACTCTGGTGAGGAGTTCTCTGCTGTGCAAAGTGCCGTCAACGTGAATGTGCAGATGATCATAGAAAACTTGCGAAGTACTGACTCACCTTGTGCCATGAACAATGACCCCATCAGTAGCGCGCAGGCGAACATAGCTGGAAAACGGCAGAGTGAGGGCACATTAGACGGGACCTCCATCAGAGTTTTAAAGGGAGCTGCTGTGGAGGACCTGAAGTCTGGCTATCCGCCCTGCACCCTTGGCACAGAGAAATCCAGCTTGGGCCATTGCATCCTGGACTCGGACAGTGACGAGTCTGTTGACCGAGGTATAGAAGAAGCAATTCAGGAATACTTGAAAAAGAAAACGGAAGATCCACCCATATCAAAGGCTGTCCACGAGACAGAAGTTCCTCCGGGGACACGTGGAGCCATTGAAGCCTCTGTTGCAAATGTCAGCAATGGCATTTCGTGTGGGCGAGAAGTGGTAGGCCCAAACAAGCTCGAACTTGACTTTGTGAATATGGTCAGTCTGGAAGCTGCAGGATCTAGATGTTCTTCTCCCTCCAGCGTCAGCAGCAATGACTCTTTTGAACTAAGTATACAGGCAGAGATTGAAAGGTTCTTGCAAGACAAGCGGAATAAGGAAACCGGCAGCACTAGCACCAGCTTCCCTAAGAGTGAGCTTGCTTCTGGGGAGAGCacagaacaaaaagaaaatctggtAAAGGTGGAACAGAAGAAAAGGAAGAGATGCGCCAAATCTAGCGCAGGGAACCAAACTCATCCTGTCAAACAGTCAGTGATGAATGCCAACTCTCAGGTTTGCAGCAGTAAATCCAGCCACTTGGGGGAATCTGGAGCTGTCGGCAGTGTTGAGAAAGGCAGTGAAGGGAATCCGAAAGGTAATAAAAAGTTAGCTAGCAGGAAAAAAGCAAGAGCAAGGAATCGCTTTGAGGAACTCTACAAAAGCAGCAATACCCACTGGAGCCTCAGTACTGAACTCACTGAGCCAAGGGTCAATCCCATTATTGCATGTGGAGAATTGTCTGATTCTAGCAGTGATGATGGGattgaggaagccattcagctttACCAATTGGAACAGAGGAAAGGGAAAGCCAAGGATGTTGCCATTGTCCTGGGCTTGTTGCCTCACAAGGCCCCCAGCACTCAGAAAGGTGCTGATGCAGTTTTGCAAGCAGGGGGCATGGAGAAAGAAACACTGGAAGCAGCTGTGAGCAAGAAGTGGACAGGCTGTGCTTCAAAGCCTGAAACATTCTGTCCCCGCAACCTTTCCGATACTGACTCGAGCGATCAGTCCAGCGATGACTTTGTAACACAAAGGGAGACAAATACCACGGACTCCAAACTTGGTTGGAAAAAGAGATTTCAAGCTGAGACTTTGTCAGAATCTACCCCCAAACGGGAAGGGTCTCTTGTAACCAatgcccagccatcttcagataGCATGATAGACAGGGCTCCTTCAGAAAGGGAAGAGCGAGCAGGCAAAGGCAAGGCAACCACTGAGAGCAACACTGCTGTCTCCAAGCGAGTTGTGTCTTCCTCGGACAGTGAAAACAGTTCTGCAGACAGCAGTGACAGCATTGAAAAAGAAATTCAGAGTTACTTGGCTTTGAAGGCAAACCAAAGCAGTCAGAAATCAGACAGAGTCGGAGCTGTGAGTCAATTGGACAGAACATTTCCCCAGGAACTGAAGAGAGAAGACAGTCTGAATGAATGTCCATCTTTGTTCTCTTCtttgtcttcatcttcatctcagACATCATTGTTGCAAAGAGGAAAGCTGAAGAATAATGTCAGCACGGATCATGAGCTTGGAATGGAGGAGCTGAGAGAGAGTCAACCACCAGAACTTGGTGGGACACCTGTTGCACTGACTAAAAATGGCACCATCACCTCTAAGATTAAAGATGGCTCAGCAGAACAGGATATATTTGATGTAAGTAATGTCTGGCATGACCGGACTGTCAACCAAGATGAAGAGAAATTGTCTCCCATGGAATGGATTGGAGAGAAACTGTCCTGTGGTAAGCACGCCCATGATTCTTGGCAGACAGATGAGAAGAGTagctcactggatagtgatgaggatctGGATACAGCTACAAAGGATCTCTTGAAAACCAGAAAGAAACTGGGGAGAAGACCAAGAGATGTGAAGAAGCGAGTGCGGTTTACAGGAGCAGAAGTTGTTACTTACTCGGAGCAAAGCGTAGGAATTGGTAACCAAACTTTCAGGGTCACTGAAGAAAGTCTCACTGCGAGCCACGTCCCCCTAAAAAGCTGCTTATCAAAAAGTGACAAGGCACCTTGCAGGCATTATTTAGACTTCAAGAACAAAGGGAACAAGAGGGCAAGGGAGCAGTCAGAAAATGAAGGCAGCAGCAAAGTGACCAGAATCGGGAAGCCCAAGATTGCTTTGTCGTGTGGTGCTCCATCTGGCACTGCTGATGGGCTGACTTGGAAGAATGCGCAAGCGGGTGACAGCAGTTCCCCAGACAGCGACGATGGGATTGAGCAGGAAATTCTGAGGTTTCTCGCTGAAAAGGCCAGAGTGAACAGCAGATTGGACACACTCGCAAATGACCAAAACAAGGCGCATGGATTTAACAAACAAGGGGAAGAAAGTGAATTGCCAGAAATGGCAGCCCAGGGCAGGACACTGTCTCCCTTTTCTCAACAAGCTGAGGGATCTCACGGCGTTAATATGAAAGGACTACATCACCTGCAAGATGAGCCTGCAACTGGGAATTTACATGGAAATACAGAAAGGACGGGCACTAAAAAGGAGACTGAAGTTAGAGGGAAGGGTTTGCTCCAGGGCGTTCGTGGTACCTGCAGTGCGCAGTGTCAGACTGAACACAGACACGTCATTGAAGAATCAGCAGCAGCTTCCAGAATAGAAACTAAAGCTGGAATCATTCAGGAGAGTTTGCAGGTTGGCAACACAGACTGTCCAGGGAAAGGGGCCAGTCATTGCCATTCAGGCAGGCACGGGGATATTTTTCAGGACAAAAAGGTTAATACTACCCCAAACAGCCAAAACATTCAGGGGAAAGGGGCACCTCTTGCTCTAGGAGCAAAACAACCATTGGTTCAGGAGCAAAGTGTACAAAACCATGACCCCAGGTTGTGGGGTGCAGGACAGCATAAACTGAAAGCAGATCAAATCAGATCCTCCGAGAAAACTGTAAACAAGTTTAGCAGTGCCTTCCAGACCGACCCTCTTGGTGACACTGCATCGATTGGTAGGGGGAAAGTAACCTGCAGAGGGAAAGAATATTTCGGAATCAGCCAGTCAGATGCAGGCTGCAGTCTAGACCAAAACTCACAAGCTGTGGTTAACATTCACCCCTGTATAGATAGTGTTAAAATGAAGTGTGATGAGGGTAAAAATCCAGGCCAAACTTTAGGACCTCTGCTGCCATCAGCAAGTCTTAATTCTCATTCCAGCGaggtgagcgggccactgtgtgcAGCAAGGCAAGGACAAAGTGACCATAATTATCAGAGTGAAATGAGGAATAAAGTGAGGGAGGAGAGTGACACTGTACACACACGCTCTGACTGTGTGACCCAGCAGCTGTTTGAAGTGACAGGACCATCCAGCTGTTTGCCAATTGCTGTACCGATTATAGTCTCGACCCAGAAGGAAACCAGCAGGGTAGAGCAGAGAGGTCACTGTGAGGGTGCAGAGACTGCGTCAGAAACGCTGATTACCGAGGGAACTCCTGATGGGGAAGCTATCAGTCAGTGCACAAATAGAGAGAGTGATGAAACTCTGCCAGCCTCTCAGTGGCAGTCGCTGAGCCAGGCTTTGTCAGGACCTAAGATTGAGCAGCAAAACAACAGGGGCACAAGATCACAGGAGGCAGCAGAAGGGGAAAGTCCTGAAGCCTTTTACGACAAAGCTAGCGATCATTCAGGTGACGACAGTAGAGTGGACACTGACAGGTCAGGACTGCAGAGACAGGGTGCTAAGTT